Proteins from a single region of Lelliottia sp. JS-SCA-14:
- a CDS encoding toxin-activating lysine-acyltransferase — MRINGFDVIAPGVLGGEASSAEVLGAAVWLWMHSEFHRELALDTLPTVLLPIIKKQQYLLASENGKPVFFLSWMWLDEAAERRYLEAPGIMTQERDWLSGPRLWLRDWVAPFGHTLVMKNLVADYLFPENCMRALYHRGATRGKCVKNFRGAKVSRQQADDWRAAHPLTVLLKEFPARTQS, encoded by the coding sequence ATGCGTATTAACGGATTTGATGTGATTGCGCCGGGCGTGCTAGGCGGTGAGGCCAGTTCAGCCGAAGTGCTGGGTGCGGCGGTCTGGCTATGGATGCATTCCGAATTCCACCGCGAGCTGGCGCTGGACACGCTGCCGACCGTTCTGCTCCCCATTATCAAAAAACAACAGTATCTGCTGGCAAGCGAAAACGGCAAGCCGGTGTTTTTCCTGAGCTGGATGTGGCTGGACGAAGCCGCCGAGCGTCGTTACCTGGAAGCACCCGGCATCATGACGCAAGAGCGAGACTGGCTGAGCGGACCGCGCCTGTGGCTGCGTGACTGGGTCGCGCCTTTTGGGCATACCCTGGTGATGAAAAACCTGGTGGCAGACTACCTGTTCCCGGAAAACTGCATGCGAGCGCTGTATCACCGCGGTGCCACTCGCGGCAAATGCGTCAAAAATTTTCGCGGCGCAAAAGTCAGTCGGCAACAGGCTGACGACTGGCGCGCTGCGCACCCTCTGACTGTCTTACTCAAAGAATTCCCTGCAAGGACGCAATCATGA
- a CDS encoding ShlB/FhaC/HecB family hemolysin secretion/activation protein gives MRIFLKGLPLAVGGVLLSANSYALPTLADQELIRQQESQRAREAALAPPTPDVRLSAPASSYGRLQFPHETPCFPINRVELSGYSSLPHWLPLQKIADQAVGRCLGSSGINLLMSALQNRLIDHGYVTTRVVAPQQDLTLGTLALAVVPGKIRHVVLTPQSDHYVTLYTAFPAHDGHLLDLRDIEQGLENLQRVPTVRASMEMVPGEKPGESDIALSWQQKRLWRVGVSLDDSGSRSTGRYQGGLTLYGDNLLSLSDTLYLSAGSSLHAPAGKGTHNYTGQYSLPFGYWATSFTASNNSYYQTTAGLNGDIRYSGDSNNLDWQLSRVLHRNASQKTSFTYDVIARDSKNYVNGTEVDVQRRQTAAWKIGLQHHHYIAAATLDAGISYQRGTRWFGAIPASEESYGEATALSKILQLNAQLDAPFALGTQNFGYNVQYLRQISDTPLTPQDQFSIGGRWTVRGFDGERTLSADSGWTLRNELSWQTPLPNHQLYLGLDYGRISGHGNDYNLGNHLAGGAVGIRGGLWGASYDAFAGIPLSKPEGFTTDPVTLGFNLNWQY, from the coding sequence ATGCGCATTTTTTTAAAAGGATTACCCCTTGCAGTAGGCGGTGTATTGCTGTCAGCAAACAGCTATGCCCTCCCGACATTAGCGGATCAGGAACTCATTCGTCAGCAAGAGAGCCAACGTGCGCGTGAGGCAGCATTAGCGCCTCCGACGCCAGATGTGCGGCTTTCGGCACCGGCGTCTTCTTACGGTCGCTTACAGTTCCCGCATGAAACACCCTGTTTCCCGATAAATCGCGTCGAATTATCTGGATACAGCTCCCTCCCCCACTGGCTGCCATTGCAGAAAATAGCCGATCAAGCTGTAGGCCGCTGCTTAGGCTCCAGCGGTATTAACCTGTTGATGAGCGCCCTGCAAAACCGGCTGATCGACCATGGATATGTCACTACCCGCGTCGTGGCCCCCCAGCAGGATTTGACCCTGGGCACGCTCGCGCTTGCGGTGGTTCCAGGAAAAATCCGCCATGTTGTGCTCACACCGCAAAGCGACCATTACGTCACTCTCTATACCGCCTTCCCGGCCCATGACGGTCATTTGCTGGATTTACGTGATATTGAGCAAGGGCTGGAGAACTTACAGCGCGTGCCAACCGTGCGGGCCAGCATGGAAATGGTGCCAGGCGAAAAGCCGGGGGAAAGTGATATCGCCCTGAGCTGGCAACAAAAGCGCCTGTGGCGAGTGGGGGTTTCGCTTGATGACTCTGGCTCGCGTAGCACCGGGCGCTATCAGGGCGGCTTAACCCTTTACGGCGATAACCTCTTGAGCCTGAGCGACACACTCTATCTTTCCGCGGGCAGCTCGCTTCACGCCCCGGCAGGAAAAGGGACTCACAACTACACCGGTCAATACTCCCTGCCCTTCGGTTACTGGGCAACCAGCTTCACCGCCAGTAACAACAGCTACTACCAGACCACCGCGGGTCTGAACGGGGATATCCGCTACAGCGGAGACAGCAATAACCTCGACTGGCAGCTCAGCCGTGTGCTGCACCGCAACGCCAGCCAGAAAACATCGTTCACTTACGACGTGATTGCCCGCGATTCAAAAAACTATGTCAACGGAACCGAAGTGGACGTGCAGCGTCGCCAGACGGCGGCCTGGAAAATCGGATTACAGCATCACCACTATATTGCCGCCGCCACGCTGGATGCAGGTATCAGCTATCAGCGCGGCACGCGCTGGTTTGGTGCCATTCCTGCCTCCGAAGAGTCTTACGGCGAGGCAACGGCACTGAGCAAAATCCTGCAACTCAATGCCCAGCTTGATGCACCTTTTGCGCTTGGGACACAGAATTTTGGCTACAACGTGCAGTACCTGCGTCAGATAAGCGACACCCCACTCACGCCGCAGGATCAGTTTTCTATCGGCGGGCGCTGGACGGTGCGCGGCTTTGACGGTGAACGCACGTTAAGCGCCGACAGCGGCTGGACCCTGCGCAACGAACTCTCATGGCAAACGCCGCTGCCCAACCATCAGCTTTATCTCGGCCTGGACTACGGTCGAATCAGCGGTCACGGCAACGATTACAACCTGGGTAATCATCTAGCGGGCGGTGCTGTGGGCATTCGCGGTGGCTTATGGGGCGCGAGTTATGACGCCTTCGCCGGTATCCCGCTATCCAAACCCGAGGGTTTCACTACCGATCCGGTCACGCTCGGCTTCAACCTGAACTGGCAGTACTGA
- a CDS encoding transcriptional regulator, giving the protein MRKKYYTVNNWLVDLPSGSLISLVTGERKRLGEYQLKLLDVLLENAGKILTREELTTLVWERRVIGNNSLPNAIHALRSALEDDGKQQRIIKTIPKKGYLLEQAWCRFVEKESEEIDLPETEIDGFVLPTLSPTAENSAAEEAETAPDTAMVAEPAPADLPVPVEGSLVGPARPRFQHPLITLAILLVTILIGAVAGWQYAGSQGPKIVASEQEVAVYSNIRIYELSESNRLEMSKEDFYSKIKDTLYAINQQIKTQSVTMTVYYQSVDQTLNYTFALKSRCDNKQLAMAIYHWRIDPTQLNNLILRETRRKISEMETCS; this is encoded by the coding sequence ATGAGAAAAAAATATTATACCGTCAATAACTGGCTCGTAGATTTGCCCTCTGGTTCGCTCATTAGTTTAGTGACAGGTGAAAGAAAACGTCTCGGTGAATATCAATTAAAACTATTAGACGTACTTCTTGAAAATGCAGGAAAAATTCTCACCCGCGAGGAATTGACGACGCTGGTCTGGGAACGTCGGGTTATTGGTAATAATAGCCTGCCGAATGCGATTCACGCGTTACGCTCGGCGTTAGAAGACGACGGCAAACAGCAAAGAATTATTAAAACGATCCCTAAAAAGGGGTATTTACTCGAACAGGCCTGGTGCCGTTTCGTTGAAAAAGAGAGTGAAGAGATTGATCTGCCGGAAACGGAGATCGACGGCTTTGTGCTGCCGACGCTGAGCCCGACCGCTGAGAATAGCGCTGCGGAAGAGGCGGAAACTGCGCCTGACACCGCGATGGTGGCCGAGCCGGCTCCGGCGGATCTGCCCGTTCCGGTCGAGGGCTCCCTCGTCGGCCCCGCCCGGCCCAGGTTTCAGCATCCGTTGATCACGCTGGCGATATTGCTGGTGACGATCCTCATCGGCGCCGTGGCCGGCTGGCAGTACGCCGGGAGTCAGGGCCCGAAGATTGTCGCGTCGGAGCAAGAGGTCGCGGTTTACAGCAATATTCGTATTTATGAGCTCTCCGAGTCCAACCGCCTGGAAATGAGCAAAGAAGATTTTTACAGCAAAATCAAAGACACGCTTTACGCCATTAATCAGCAGATCAAGACGCAGTCCGTGACCATGACGGTCTATTACCAGAGCGTCGATCAAACGCTGAACTACACCTTCGCGCTGAAAAGCCGCTGCGACAATAAACAGCTGGCGATGGCGATTTACCACTGGCGCATCGACCCGACGCAACTGAACAACCTGATACTGCGAGAAACGAGGAGAAAAATCAGTGAGATGGAAACCTGCTCTTAA
- a CDS encoding flagellin, which yields MALSIFTNASSMASTNALNKSNSMLSTAMERLGTGKRINSAADDAAGLQIATRLQGQSNGMAVAQRNISDATALLQTAEGAFDEVSNIMYRMKDLASQAANDTNGTEDRAALQSEMDELNAELKNIMGNTKYAGENLFGASGKFSKEMNFQIGASEGENLKVNVKTELDNVTGSGGMGALTASGALTTVSGAQAMMTSVEGAIAEVGTLRSKLGANINRLGHTAANLANMKDNTDLALGNIRDADFASEASSMTRNQMLAQTSMSMLKQSNSMSGMVMSLLG from the coding sequence ATGGCACTTTCTATTTTCACTAACGCGTCTTCCATGGCTTCTACTAACGCACTGAATAAATCCAACAGCATGCTGTCTACTGCGATGGAACGTCTGGGCACCGGTAAACGTATCAACTCCGCAGCGGACGATGCGGCTGGCCTGCAAATCGCCACCCGCCTGCAGGGTCAGAGCAACGGTATGGCTGTTGCACAGCGCAACATCTCTGACGCGACGGCTCTGCTGCAGACCGCAGAAGGTGCTTTCGATGAAGTGAGCAACATCATGTACCGCATGAAAGACCTCGCATCCCAGGCCGCGAACGACACTAACGGTACTGAAGACCGCGCTGCGCTGCAGTCTGAAATGGACGAGCTTAACGCTGAACTGAAGAACATTATGGGCAACACCAAATACGCAGGTGAAAACCTGTTTGGTGCATCAGGTAAGTTCAGCAAAGAGATGAACTTCCAGATCGGTGCTTCAGAGGGCGAAAACCTGAAAGTGAATGTGAAAACTGAGCTGGATAACGTGACCGGTTCCGGCGGTATGGGCGCACTGACTGCTTCCGGCGCGCTGACCACGGTATCTGGTGCACAGGCGATGATGACAAGCGTTGAAGGTGCCATCGCTGAAGTCGGTACCCTGCGTTCTAAACTGGGTGCCAACATCAACCGTCTGGGCCACACCGCGGCTAATCTGGCGAACATGAAAGACAACACTGACCTGGCGCTGGGCAACATCCGTGATGCCGACTTCGCCTCCGAAGCCTCCAGCATGACCCGTAACCAGATGCTGGCCCAAACCAGCATGTCCATGCTGAAGCAGTCCAACAGCATGTCCGGTATGGTGATGTCCCTGCTGGGCTAA
- the fliD gene encoding flagellar filament capping protein FliD yields the protein MADFSSIDPTTLAQSLASYDIMSIQNQLKTKTATMTSQKKALDALRTALTDFRSAIKGLNNVNDGMLKNVATVNREGIATVTANSNAQKGTYNIEVDQLASAHQIGFGDLTDDSIKNATGTMDITLGEGADAKTITVDMDSVNSLSDLTKAINGNEDNPGVTASLIRTDGKVTLMLSSDESGEANKVTVGGTSGFDSANAKQISKAADAKFRMGEMEFTSSSNTLDKLIDGVSIELTSKTEADKPLTITIGTDTAGTKEQLQTFITSYNTLQDTLQKLTKSGSGDGEERGAFAGDATMASLDRELNDVLRTQFGGKRMSDFGITADKDGKLEIDSKKLDAALTADPQALTGLFNGKEGLIAGMDKSLDRYLNSTTGLLKGRQEVLDRQQSDIDSKTEAMNSRYDSSYNRYLKQFTQLQQAMAQMNNTMSMFGLA from the coding sequence ATGGCAGATTTCAGCAGCATTGATCCGACCACGCTGGCCCAGTCGCTGGCGTCCTACGACATCATGTCGATCCAGAATCAGCTGAAGACCAAAACAGCCACGATGACGTCGCAGAAAAAAGCGCTGGACGCGCTTCGCACCGCGTTAACCGATTTTCGCAGCGCCATTAAAGGGCTGAACAACGTTAATGACGGGATGTTGAAAAACGTCGCCACCGTTAACCGCGAAGGGATTGCGACCGTCACGGCCAACTCCAATGCGCAGAAGGGCACGTATAACATCGAAGTCGATCAGCTGGCGTCCGCGCATCAGATCGGCTTCGGCGATCTGACGGATGATTCCATCAAAAACGCCACCGGCACGATGGACATCACCCTTGGCGAAGGGGCAGATGCGAAAACCATCACCGTCGATATGGACAGCGTTAACAGCCTGAGCGATCTCACCAAAGCCATTAACGGCAATGAAGATAACCCAGGCGTCACGGCGTCGCTGATTCGTACCGACGGCAAAGTGACCCTGATGCTGAGCAGCGACGAAAGCGGCGAAGCAAACAAAGTCACCGTCGGCGGCACCTCGGGTTTTGATTCAGCGAATGCCAAACAGATCTCGAAAGCGGCGGACGCCAAATTCCGCATGGGTGAGATGGAGTTCACCAGCAGCAGCAACACGCTGGACAAGCTGATCGACGGGGTGTCCATCGAGCTGACGTCGAAGACCGAGGCCGACAAACCCCTGACCATCACCATCGGTACCGACACCGCCGGAACGAAAGAGCAGCTGCAGACGTTCATCACCTCCTACAACACCCTGCAGGACACGCTGCAAAAGCTGACCAAAAGCGGCAGCGGTGACGGGGAGGAGCGCGGGGCGTTTGCGGGTGATGCCACGATGGCGTCCCTCGATCGCGAGCTGAACGACGTGCTGCGCACCCAGTTTGGCGGCAAACGCATGTCCGATTTCGGTATCACGGCGGACAAAGACGGCAAGCTGGAGATCGACAGCAAAAAGCTCGACGCCGCGCTGACCGCCGACCCGCAGGCGCTGACCGGCCTGTTCAACGGCAAAGAGGGGCTGATCGCCGGGATGGATAAATCCCTCGACCGCTACCTCAACTCGACCACCGGCCTGCTGAAAGGGCGTCAGGAAGTGCTCGACCGCCAGCAGAGCGATATCGACAGCAAAACGGAAGCCATGAATTCGCGGTACGACTCCTCGTATAACCGCTACCTGAAGCAATTTACCCAGTTGCAGCAGGCCATGGCGCAGATGAACAACACCATGAGTATGTTTGGTTTAGCTTAA
- the fliS gene encoding flagellar export chaperone FliS has translation MYGNEQQGFGHYQQSDLAIQAAAANPHQLVLMLFNGLMDELVRAKSHIAARRYDRKVQSINKCIDILNALTSALDFDKGGELALSLANLYDYCVYRLYDASHKLSVEHVEEVEVILSNLQDGWEKMGQQNG, from the coding sequence ATGTACGGGAACGAACAGCAGGGCTTCGGGCATTACCAGCAATCCGATTTAGCGATTCAGGCGGCGGCAGCGAATCCGCATCAACTGGTTTTGATGCTGTTTAACGGTCTGATGGACGAACTGGTGCGCGCAAAAAGCCACATCGCCGCGCGCCGGTACGACCGCAAGGTGCAGAGCATTAATAAGTGCATCGATATTCTGAACGCACTGACCAGCGCGCTGGACTTTGACAAAGGGGGCGAGCTGGCGCTGAGCCTCGCGAACCTTTACGACTACTGCGTTTATCGCCTGTATGACGCCAGCCATAAGCTCTCCGTCGAGCATGTTGAAGAGGTGGAAGTGATCCTCAGCAACCTGCAGGACGGCTGGGAAAAAATGGGGCAGCAGAATGGATGA
- the fliT gene encoding flagellar protein FliT produces the protein MDDLQVMRFLARSLEHAASQHDWPKMQEVDAQIAGLLMSLKGQTLTAEKRDALTALKLVHQQVSQFCQQQRDELEQNMARARRNREGASAYAQFADAGEI, from the coding sequence ATGGATGATTTACAGGTGATGCGTTTTCTGGCGCGTTCCCTGGAGCATGCGGCCAGTCAGCACGACTGGCCGAAAATGCAGGAGGTCGATGCGCAGATAGCCGGGCTGTTGATGTCGCTGAAAGGGCAGACGCTGACGGCAGAAAAACGTGATGCGCTAACGGCGCTCAAACTCGTCCATCAGCAGGTGAGTCAGTTTTGCCAGCAGCAGCGCGATGAGCTTGAACAGAACATGGCGCGCGCGCGTCGCAACCGCGAAGGGGCAAGCGCCTACGCGCAGTTTGCCGATGCGGGAGAGATCTGA
- a CDS encoding flagellar hook-length control protein FliK: protein MNLLLSQLTPTPTTTEPGAIAPALPGAETPALTLPGTPSGESTPVAFNDALLNIINTLMGGEQTRDTTMVLAGLDTDEDDDTATHTTDSNLPTPDATAPPQALLDTLLMASLMPVKTLNATSATPQTGEALKMQTLSAGHSPLSNALSLTPQTPAPVSVTPEPAAEFAKPLATEVVKTLAEVLPGAGQPAAAGQTFSTVMDKQTVHLPPVKLDADETKWAQQLHSALNDRLQIQVKNQVQHATIRLDPPEMGKVDISLQIENGRMQVHISASNSETVRALQQISNELRQSLTEQNFVQVNVQVSAQSGQQQGRGQQLPAQADRPDAGAEIAAEDAQSPDGKDDSVLLTV, encoded by the coding sequence ATGAATCTGCTGCTCTCGCAACTGACGCCGACACCCACCACCACCGAGCCGGGCGCGATTGCCCCGGCGCTGCCTGGAGCGGAAACCCCGGCGTTAACGCTGCCGGGAACGCCTTCCGGTGAGTCGACGCCCGTGGCGTTCAACGATGCGCTGCTCAACATCATCAATACCCTGATGGGCGGGGAGCAGACGCGCGACACCACCATGGTGCTGGCGGGTCTGGACACCGACGAGGATGACGACACGGCGACGCACACGACCGACAGCAACCTGCCGACGCCGGACGCCACCGCGCCGCCGCAGGCGTTGCTGGATACGCTGCTGATGGCAAGCCTGATGCCGGTCAAAACGCTGAATGCTACGTCAGCTACACCGCAAACCGGGGAAGCGCTGAAGATGCAGACGCTGTCGGCGGGGCATTCGCCTCTGAGCAACGCGTTATCGCTCACGCCGCAAACGCCTGCGCCGGTCAGCGTGACGCCGGAACCGGCGGCTGAGTTCGCCAAACCGCTGGCGACTGAGGTGGTGAAAACCCTGGCTGAGGTACTGCCCGGTGCAGGGCAACCGGCGGCAGCCGGGCAGACGTTTTCGACGGTAATGGATAAGCAAACGGTCCATCTGCCGCCGGTCAAACTGGACGCAGACGAAACCAAATGGGCGCAACAGCTGCACAGCGCCCTTAACGATCGCCTGCAGATCCAGGTCAAAAACCAGGTGCAGCACGCCACCATCCGCCTCGATCCGCCGGAGATGGGCAAAGTGGATATTTCGCTGCAAATCGAAAATGGCCGCATGCAGGTGCACATCAGCGCCAGCAACAGCGAGACGGTGCGCGCGCTCCAGCAGATCAGCAACGAGCTGCGCCAGAGCCTGACGGAGCAAAACTTCGTCCAGGTGAACGTGCAGGTTTCCGCCCAGTCCGGGCAGCAGCAGGGACGCGGACAACAGCTGCCAGCCCAGGCGGACAGGCCTGATGCAGGGGCAGAGATTGCCGCAGAGGACGCTCAGTCCCCTGACGGTAAAGACGATTCGGTATTACTTACGGTTTAA
- a CDS encoding flagellar basal body-associated FliL family protein, with amino-acid sequence MTIKTFSLGLVIALIAATFAAVLTVMGTHMLSQDEHKRSIITDLFSSSKENVVEFVEIKNVVVTLKSPGDSERYLLLELALTTDSAADTSRAEEMSPAIRGATVNALSAMNYDAVREMSVESLRDTLMNAYTARFESLNTRMPFKDVIISKMVFQ; translated from the coding sequence ATGACAATTAAAACTTTTTCTTTAGGGCTGGTGATCGCCCTGATTGCCGCCACTTTCGCCGCTGTACTGACCGTCATGGGCACGCACATGCTCAGCCAGGACGAGCATAAACGTTCCATCATCACCGACCTGTTCAGCTCGTCGAAAGAGAACGTGGTGGAATTTGTTGAAATCAAAAACGTCGTCGTGACCTTAAAAAGCCCCGGCGATTCCGAGCGCTATTTGCTGCTGGAGCTGGCCCTGACCACCGATTCTGCCGCTGATACCAGCCGCGCGGAAGAGATGTCTCCGGCCATTCGCGGTGCGACGGTCAATGCCCTGTCGGCGATGAACTACGACGCCGTGCGTGAAATGAGCGTGGAATCCCTGCGCGACACGTTGATGAATGCCTACACGGCGCGCTTTGAAAGCCTCAATACGCGCATGCCGTTCAAAGACGTGATCATCAGCAAAATGGTTTTCCAGTAA
- a CDS encoding FliA/WhiG family RNA polymerase sigma factor, which yields MDFIADDALTPADEAKYVNAYLPLVHRVVKQLSWQTSSVMDKEDMEQIALMGLLTSLRRYGHPDEQFGAYAAQRVRGAVLDELRELDWRPRRLRQKSHKINDAIREITRKLGRTPTFEDLSEHLSITADEYHEYLLLDCARTLESLDELLGEDALPGILNTRSLEDEMVTSGTLKAALASLDEREQLILTLYYQQEMSLKEIALVLDLTEARVCQLNKKIAQKIQCFFQK from the coding sequence ATGGATTTTATTGCGGATGACGCGCTGACCCCGGCTGACGAAGCAAAGTACGTCAACGCGTACCTGCCGCTGGTCCACCGGGTGGTGAAGCAGCTCTCCTGGCAAACCAGCAGCGTGATGGACAAAGAAGACATGGAGCAGATCGCCCTGATGGGTCTGCTGACGTCGCTGCGTCGCTACGGTCATCCCGACGAGCAGTTTGGCGCCTACGCCGCCCAGCGCGTGCGTGGCGCGGTGCTGGATGAGCTGCGCGAGCTGGACTGGCGTCCGCGCCGGCTGCGCCAGAAGAGCCATAAGATCAACGATGCGATCCGCGAAATCACCCGCAAGCTGGGGCGCACGCCGACGTTTGAAGATCTCAGCGAGCATCTGTCCATCACTGCCGACGAATACCACGAGTATTTACTGCTGGATTGCGCCAGAACGCTGGAAAGTCTCGACGAATTATTAGGTGAGGATGCGCTACCCGGCATCCTCAACACCCGCTCGCTGGAGGACGAAATGGTCACCAGCGGCACCTTAAAGGCTGCGCTGGCGAGCCTTGATGAGCGCGAACAACTGATTCTGACGCTCTATTACCAGCAGGAAATGAGTCTGAAAGAAATCGCGCTGGTTCTCGATCTGACCGAGGCGCGCGTCTGCCAGCTTAATAAAAAGATCGCTCAAAAGATCCAGTGTTTTTTCCAGAAGTGA
- the motA gene encoding flagellar motor stator protein MotA: MQKFLGIFIIFACVVGGFLMSGGRLASFWQPGEIIIILGAGLGAMVLANPRPVLAEMYRQFRGIMRKNEYTDEYQRQLLMLLFELLELVQDGGLKVLDAHIEVPESSPLFQKYPLILQNKALITFISDNFRLMAMGKINEHELEGILEQELVAMEENLLQPSRSLQRTAEAMPGFGICAAVLGIIITMQSIDGSIAVIGVKVAAALVGTFLGVFFCYCLMDPVANAMEQNTKKQLAVIECVRTVLVNHVAGKPTLLAVDAGRKMLPLDSKPTFATLDGWVNQMTGES; the protein is encoded by the coding sequence ATGCAAAAGTTTCTCGGTATTTTCATTATTTTCGCCTGCGTCGTCGGCGGTTTTCTCATGTCCGGTGGACGCCTCGCCTCATTCTGGCAGCCCGGTGAAATCATCATCATTCTCGGTGCCGGCCTCGGCGCGATGGTGCTCGCCAACCCGCGCCCGGTGCTGGCAGAGATGTATCGCCAGTTTCGCGGCATTATGCGCAAAAACGAGTACACGGATGAGTATCAGCGTCAGCTATTAATGCTGCTGTTTGAACTGCTGGAGCTGGTGCAGGACGGCGGTCTGAAGGTGCTGGACGCGCACATCGAAGTGCCGGAAAGCAGCCCGCTGTTCCAGAAATACCCGCTGATCCTGCAGAACAAAGCGCTGATCACCTTTATCTCGGACAACTTCCGTCTGATGGCGATGGGCAAGATCAACGAACACGAGCTGGAAGGGATTCTGGAGCAGGAGCTGGTGGCGATGGAAGAGAACCTTCTTCAGCCGTCCCGCTCCCTGCAACGTACCGCAGAGGCGATGCCGGGCTTTGGGATCTGCGCCGCGGTTCTCGGGATCATCATCACCATGCAGTCTATCGACGGCTCCATCGCCGTGATCGGCGTGAAAGTGGCGGCGGCGCTGGTCGGGACCTTCCTCGGCGTCTTCTTCTGCTACTGCCTGATGGACCCGGTGGCGAACGCCATGGAACAGAACACCAAAAAGCAGCTCGCGGTGATCGAATGCGTGCGTACCGTGCTGGTGAATCACGTGGCGGGCAAACCGACGCTGCTGGCGGTGGATGCCGGGCGCAAAATGCTGCCGCTGGATTCCAAGCCGACCTTCGCCACCCTCGACGGCTGGGTGAACCAGATGACGGGTGAATCCTGA
- the lafU gene encoding putative lateral flagellar export/assembly protein LafU — translation MRGTRGKEHTTIIKRSSRKSHDTFHGGAWKVAFADFTLAMMALFMVLWIMGSVTEEERKEIVSQLNGESIFEGHSLTPITQPNGSGGKIAVTEKRDRETKNAKSEKPMTVQAGLKGESLEDVNKRSQKEIEDLARIIMKITSAYDAQSNLKMEIVPQGLRILITDDQKREMFQRSSAILTPFFTRLLTEFAPALNKIDNKIIITGHTDATRFRDQDLYNNWNLSGERAMQARKVLTRAGLEPGKILQVSGMADQMLIDPQNPLSSSNRRIEIMVLTHSASESLYQFFGQHGEKVIKPIIDKISKK, via the coding sequence ATGCGCGGCACTCGCGGAAAAGAACATACCACCATCATCAAACGTTCCTCGCGCAAAAGCCATGACACCTTTCATGGCGGAGCGTGGAAGGTGGCCTTCGCCGACTTTACCCTGGCAATGATGGCGCTGTTTATGGTGCTGTGGATCATGGGGTCGGTGACGGAGGAGGAGCGCAAAGAGATCGTCTCTCAGCTTAACGGCGAGTCGATTTTTGAGGGCCACTCCCTGACGCCGATCACCCAGCCGAACGGTAGCGGCGGCAAAATTGCGGTCACGGAAAAGCGCGATCGCGAGACGAAAAACGCGAAGTCAGAGAAGCCGATGACCGTCCAGGCGGGGCTGAAAGGCGAAAGCCTGGAGGACGTGAATAAACGTTCTCAGAAAGAGATCGAAGATCTGGCGCGCATCATCATGAAGATCACCTCGGCCTACGATGCTCAGTCGAACCTGAAAATGGAGATCGTTCCGCAGGGGCTGCGGATCCTGATCACCGACGATCAGAAGCGCGAGATGTTTCAGCGCAGCAGCGCGATCCTGACGCCGTTCTTCACCCGTCTGCTGACGGAGTTCGCCCCGGCGCTCAACAAGATCGACAACAAAATCATTATTACCGGCCACACGGACGCCACCCGTTTTCGCGACCAGGATCTCTACAACAACTGGAATCTGTCCGGGGAACGTGCGATGCAGGCGCGTAAAGTCCTGACCAGAGCTGGCCTGGAGCCGGGCAAAATTTTGCAGGTGAGTGGGATGGCCGATCAGATGCTGATCGACCCGCAGAATCCGCTCAGCTCTTCGAACCGCCGCATTGAAATCATGGTGCTGACCCACTCGGCGAGCGAATCGCTTTACCAGTTCTTTGGTCAGCACGGCGAGAAAGTGATCAAGCCGATTATCGATAAAATCTCAAAGAAATAA